AGGCTGGGGACGTCGACTTCCTCTACCAGTTCATCCTTTGGGTCTGCTACATCTTCGGCGGCATCGTGATTATCGCGATGTTCTGGTTCCTGATTAAGTATCGGGCCAGGAGCGACGACGAGCCCGACCCGACCGGAACGTCCAGCCACTCAACGACGCTTGAAATCACCTGGACGGTCATTCCGACCTGCATCGTCCTGGTGATGTTCACGCTCGGCTTCCGCGGCTACTTGAACGACACCATCGCGCCGCCCAACGCGTACAAGATCAACGTCGTCGGCGGCTCGTGGTACTGGCAGTTCGAGTACCCCAACGGCGCGATCCTCGAACACCTGCACCTGCCCAAGGACCGGCCGGTGGAGTTCACGCTCAAGAGCATGGACGTCATCCACTCGATCTACATCCCGGCCTTCCGAATGAAGAAGGACGTGGTTCCTGGCCGGTTCAACAAAACGTGGACGACACCGACGGTTGAGGGCGTCTTCGAGCTCTTCTGCACCGAGTACTGCGGCACGCTCCACTCGCAGATGGCAGCCAAGGTCTTCGTCTACGAGCCTGAAGACTTCGAGGTCATCCTAGAGAAGTTCAGTGACCTGCGTGTCGATCCGGTCACGGGCGAAGAGCGTCCGCCGGCCGAGGTCGGTGCCAAGCTCTGGCAGGTTCGTGGTTGTGCGGGCTGTCACAGCGTCGATGGCGCCGCCATGACCGGCCCGACTTGGAAGGACCTCTGGAACAAGCCGAATCACGCGATGGTCGACGGCACTGTTGTCGAGGTCAACGAAGACTACATCCGCGAGTCGATCTTCTACCCGCAGCGCCAGATCGTCGCCGGCTACGGCAACGCGATGGCCAGCTACCTCGGCGTTCTGAGCGAACGCGATGTGTCCGACATCATCGCGTACATGAAGACGATCAGCAGTTACACCGAAGAAATGACCGAGGCCGAGTCGGCCGTCGTCGAGCCCGGCGACGAGGGCTAACCGCTTACAAGACCACCACTTTTCGATCCCCAGCTTCGAGACGTTTATGAGCACGATCAACGCACCCATGGTGGCCGGCATCCCGGAGGCGAACCGGGCGGAGGTCCATGGTGACAACTACTTGACCCACACGCGAGGCTTCCTCTCGTGGGCCCTCACGCTCGATCACAAGCGGATCGCGATCATGTACATGATCGGCATCCTCGGGTCGTTCCTGCTGGGCGGCATCTTCGCGCTGCTGCTCCGGCTCGAGCTCATCGGTCCGGGTGCGCTGTTCAACTCGAACGAGAACGCCGCGTGGGACTTCTACAACCACATGTTCACCATCCACGGGGCGGTGATGACGTTCTTGTTCATCATCCCCGGGATTCCCGCAATCATCGGCAACTTCGCCCTGCCGATCATGCTCGGGGCCAAGGACGTGGCCTTCCCGCGGCTAAACCTGGCCAGCTTCTACGTCTGGCTCGCCGGCGGCGTGTTTTTCGTCTACGTGCTGCTCAGTGGCGTTCTCGAAGTCGCCTTCGGATGGCACCTGCCGGGCGGCTTCGGTCTCGACACCGGCTGGACCTTTTACACGCCGTACAGCACCACCAAGAGTGAGTCGGGCGTTATCCCGGCGACGTTGGGTGCGTTCGTCCTGGGCTTTGCCAGCATCCTGACGGCCGTCAACTTCCTGGCCAGCATCCACATGCTCCGGCCCAAGGGGATGACCTGGTTCCGCATGCCGCTGCTGCTGTGGTCGCTCTACTCGACGGCGATCATCCAGATCCTCGCGACCCCGGTTCTAGCCATCACGCTGCTTCTGCTGGTCGCCGAGCGGTCGATGGGCATCGGCATCTTCGACCCGCTCAACGGCGGCGACCCGGTGCTCTACCAGCACTTCTTCTGGTTCTACAGCCACCCGGCGGTCTACATCATGATCCTGCCGGCGCTGGGCGTGATCAGCGAGATCATCGGCATCTTCTGCCGCAAGCACATCTTCGGCTATAACTTCATCGCCCTCAGCTCCCTGGCGATCGCGCTGTTCAGCTTCATCGTCTGGGGCCACCACATGTTCACCAGCGGCCAGTCGGCTCTGGCGAGTGCCCTCTTCAGCCTACTGACCTTCAGCGTCTCGATCCCGTCGGCCGTCAAGGTCTTCAACTGGCTCGGGACGATGTACAAGGGCTCGATCCGTATGAAGGCGCCCATGTGGTACGTGGTCGGGGCCATCTGGGTCTTCACCATCGGCGGCCTGACGGGCCTGTTCCTCGCGACGCTCCGCACCGACATCCACCTGCACGACACCTACTTCGTCGTCGCCCACTTCCACTACGTGATGATGGGCACCGTGCTCTTCGCCCTGGTCGCGGGAATCTACTACTGGTTCCCGAAGATGTTCGGCAAGATGTACGACGAGAAGTGGGCCGGCATCTGGGCGGTCGTGACGCTGGTCGGCTTCAACGTGCTCTTCTTCCCGCTCTTCATCGCTGGTAGCCAGGGCATGCCCCGCCGCTACGCCAGCTACGAAGACCAGTACATCGCCTACCACGTCATAGCGACGGTCGGCTCGTGGATCCTCGCCGTCGGCCTGTTCGGCGTCTTGCACAACTGGATCCAGGGGCTCCGCAAGGGCAAGAAGGCCCCACCGAACCCGTGGGGTGCCAATACGCTTGAGTGGCAGACCAGCAGCCCGCCGCCGCACGACAACTTCAAGGTCACGCCCGCGGCCGGCGATCCGTACGCGATCTACCGCTGGCAGCACGCTCGAAGCACCGACCCTGAGGTCGCCGACGGCTGGCAGCTCAAGCCCGAGTACGCCGAGGCCCTTAAGGCCGCCGGCCCGGGTCACCGCGTCGTCGCCGCTGACGTCGATGATTACAACGATGGTGGCACGACTGGCACCAGCCTCCTCGATGCCCCGGACAACGACGACGACGATCGCCGTTGAGTGTGACGACTCCGGTTCGACCCGTTAGCCTCTGAGCTTCACGATGACAGTCCTTTCGCCCGAGCACGCCGACGCCGACCACGGTCATCACGGCGATCATCCGCCCCACCTGGCGCACCACTTCGACACGCCCGAACAGCAGTTCGACTCTGCGAAGGTCGGTATGTGGGCCTTTTTGGCGACGGAAATCCTCATGTTCGGCGGCCTGTTCGTCGCCTACGCGGTTTACCGCTACAACAACCCGGACGTCTTCAAGTACTCCGCCGACCACCTCAAGTGGTCGCTCGGTGCGACCAACACGCTCATTCTGCTCGCCTCGTCGTTGACGATGGCCTTGGCCGTCCGGGCAGCCCAGCTCGGGCAGCAGTCGTACCTGAAGCTCATGCTGGCGATGACGCTTCTGGGCGGCGTCGGCTTCATGGTCATCAAGACCGTCGAGTACACCGACAAGTTCAATCACGGCCTGTTCCCCGGCAGGTGGAACGTCTACGACCGCCAAAGCGAAGGCGGGCAGGAACGCTTCGCCAGCTACATCGCCCACGAGCAGGGTGCTGCCCATCACGACGAACACAGCAGCGACTCCCACGCCGCGGGGAGTAACGCCCATCACGAGGACGACGACCACGAAGATCATCACGCAGACGGTCACGCGGAGACGCCAGATCAGGCGGTCGCATCGC
The sequence above is drawn from the Planctomycetota bacterium genome and encodes:
- the coxB gene encoding cytochrome c oxidase subunit II, which codes for MMHLLVMKRRLLPTILTLCLALPAASFAQDSDADAPLITRGQEQAVESAEATLQSSQAAAGAEVETAEPELAGRDKRQADFEQYVDTIRTLVPSMPEQMDTGTMDGLGLSAMPQDAASQAGDVDFLYQFILWVCYIFGGIVIIAMFWFLIKYRARSDDEPDPTGTSSHSTTLEITWTVIPTCIVLVMFTLGFRGYLNDTIAPPNAYKINVVGGSWYWQFEYPNGAILEHLHLPKDRPVEFTLKSMDVIHSIYIPAFRMKKDVVPGRFNKTWTTPTVEGVFELFCTEYCGTLHSQMAAKVFVYEPEDFEVILEKFSDLRVDPVTGEERPPAEVGAKLWQVRGCAGCHSVDGAAMTGPTWKDLWNKPNHAMVDGTVVEVNEDYIRESIFYPQRQIVAGYGNAMASYLGVLSERDVSDIIAYMKTISSYTEEMTEAESAVVEPGDEG
- a CDS encoding cbb3-type cytochrome c oxidase subunit I — encoded protein: MVAGIPEANRAEVHGDNYLTHTRGFLSWALTLDHKRIAIMYMIGILGSFLLGGIFALLLRLELIGPGALFNSNENAAWDFYNHMFTIHGAVMTFLFIIPGIPAIIGNFALPIMLGAKDVAFPRLNLASFYVWLAGGVFFVYVLLSGVLEVAFGWHLPGGFGLDTGWTFYTPYSTTKSESGVIPATLGAFVLGFASILTAVNFLASIHMLRPKGMTWFRMPLLLWSLYSTAIIQILATPVLAITLLLLVAERSMGIGIFDPLNGGDPVLYQHFFWFYSHPAVYIMILPALGVISEIIGIFCRKHIFGYNFIALSSLAIALFSFIVWGHHMFTSGQSALASALFSLLTFSVSIPSAVKVFNWLGTMYKGSIRMKAPMWYVVGAIWVFTIGGLTGLFLATLRTDIHLHDTYFVVAHFHYVMMGTVLFALVAGIYYWFPKMFGKMYDEKWAGIWAVVTLVGFNVLFFPLFIAGSQGMPRRYASYEDQYIAYHVIATVGSWILAVGLFGVLHNWIQGLRKGKKAPPNPWGANTLEWQTSSPPPHDNFKVTPAAGDPYAIYRWQHARSTDPEVADGWQLKPEYAEALKAAGPGHRVVAADVDDYNDGGTTGTSLLDAPDNDDDDRR
- a CDS encoding cytochrome c oxidase subunit 3; this encodes MTVLSPEHADADHGHHGDHPPHLAHHFDTPEQQFDSAKVGMWAFLATEILMFGGLFVAYAVYRYNNPDVFKYSADHLKWSLGATNTLILLASSLTMALAVRAAQLGQQSYLKLMLAMTLLGGVGFMVIKTVEYTDKFNHGLFPGRWNVYDRQSEGGQERFASYIAHEQGAAHHDEHSSDSHAAGSNAHHEDDDHEDHHADGHAETPDQAVASPVVASDVFAMLGPDYVDPNAGTGDAAIHRPTIDMAQLSISHDAHNGDGAHAGGKHSVAYGDLSIKEQSNLKAFFGIYYMMTDLHGIHVLIGMGLIGWVLIKSLAGTFGPAYFTPVDLVGLYWHIVDLIWIFLFPLLYLIH